In Shewanella psychrotolerans, the genomic stretch TTGAGCGGACTCAATCTTAATATTCAACAAGGAGAAATCGCTGCCTTACTTGGGCCAAGTGGTTGCGGTAAGACGACGTTACTACGTGCAATTGCGGGGCTTCAGCCAATTACTCAAGGGCTGATAAGCATTAATGGCCGATTATTGTCGGCGGGCGATATATTCATTCCAAGTGATCAACGGGAGGTGGGGATGATCTTTCAAGATTATGCGCTTTTCCCGCACCTGACTGTGGCTGAGAATATTTTGTTTGGCGTAAAGGGGCTGAGTAAAGTCGAGCGGCAACAGAGATTAGATGAGATGTTAACGCTGGTTAAACTTGATGGTTTGGCCAAACGCTATCCTCACGAACTATCTGGTGGGCAGCAACAAAGAGTATCTATCGCTCGTGCGCTTGCTTATGAGCCAGAGCTGTTATTACTCGATGAGCCTTTTTCCAATATTGATGCAAAAGTACGTAGCGAGATGATGCTGGAGATCCGCGCTATATTGAAGCAACGTAACGTGAGCGCCGTATTTGTTACCCACAGCAAAGACGAAGCATTCGTATTTGCCGATAAACTA encodes the following:
- a CDS encoding ABC transporter ATP-binding protein — its product is MMSTLNIENVHSDYHGQVILSGLNLNIQQGEIAALLGPSGCGKTTLLRAIAGLQPITQGLISINGRLLSAGDIFIPSDQREVGMIFQDYALFPHLTVAENILFGVKGLSKVERQQRLDEMLTLVKLDGLAKRYPHELSGGQQQRVSIARALAYEPELLLLDEPFSNIDAKVRSEMMLEIRAILKQRNVSAVFVTHSKDEAFVFADKLALFNEGAIAQYGSAETLYSHPSNKYVAEFLGKGNYVAATVIDEMTVATPIGEAKSSQSMELAIGYHGELLLRPEQIAITADEQGLGRIIERRFLGSICHYRVQADDHIFDIKTAQIGLEVGQSVSFKILEHALVLF